Sequence from the Cucumis sativus cultivar 9930 chromosome 1, Cucumber_9930_V3, whole genome shotgun sequence genome:
agaaaattataagTAATATTAGTGGTTATGTGGCCttaattgtaaaagaaaaaaaagttataattgtaaaagaaataaatagatataatagtatgttttttttttttttttaaatttttataaatgaatagctccatataatttttataaacacaactataatagttttaaaaaataaaaacataatgaagagtttgaatcaatttagattatattggatttttcaattaaaaaaagattgagtCAATACTTTTTGGAttattccaaatataaatcaatatgttcaattttatatcaattaaacaCACATGGATAAATAGGTGTGAAATCAATATGGAACATGCCATAAAATTGTGATTCCCCTTCTGGCTTTTCATTCTCGTTGAATAAACTTCTGATGAATCcttcaatataaatatttggcATCATTGGTGTCCCCTTTCCAGAGGTAATATGAttcttaaaattcaaattgtacGTAAGTGCAAGCGATGGGCCTGCACCATAATTCCCCTCGGTCGGCCATCCGGTTTCCCCAATTGCAATGGCAACATCTCCAACATTTGCCTTATCGATTGCAGCATAAAAGGCATCCACCATCTCATCAAAGATGTTGTTATAACTTAAGTCCCCGTCAGTTCGTATCGGGGGGTTTTGTTCTGTTTGGGAAGTGAATGTGGCATAACCCaaacttatattattagtGTATCCCGTGTAAGCATATGCATCATAGGGATATAAGCTAAGCATCAAAGGCGAGCCTTGTCCCCATAAGAACTTAAGGATTCCTTTCATGTTCTCAAGAACGTTTGGGTCAAAAGCGCCACTAGATGGAGGGCTTTGAACCCCCAAAGCGGTTAAGCCAACCATCGTGGTGATTTTTACTTGTCCGAGGTAACGACTATTGAGGAGATCTTGAAGGGATCTCATGACAGGCAATATGTTGTCGTCCAGTCCCGGTATGACCTTGTCACCAACAACGATGTAGTTGATGGTGAACTCGCCGATGAATGGTACGACGTACTTGACAAACCACTCCTCCACCGCCGTGTGATTGGTCGCCTGGTTTGATATCAACTCGCCCGGTACGCTAAAAGAGACTTCGATACCTGTGCCACGAAACTGTTCgagaatatcaaaatttggtTCATTGAATCGAATGCGAcgaatgttgtatttttggCAGAGTTGCACCACCTTCCATGGTGGTGGGAGGTCGTTACTCTCAGATCCATAAAATGCACCGATAAGAATGTCGTTTCCTCTAACGACAATGGATGATATGGCTGCCATGAATAATAGGGAAATCACATGGGAATTATGCCttgccattttttttccaaatgtgatgatttgattgttttgaacttccactatctatatataatagattaCAAAATCTTGTATTGTTTGTAACCTTGTAGgctaaaaaatttagataaatgtAGTTTAATTTGTTGCACGTATATGACAAAATGCGGCGTGAATTTACAtcgaaaaatattttgtttttttaaagcaaatatcaatttcaacTCAAAGTTTggatttataacaatttacaAATTGTACTAACGATTTTATCAATTCaaactctaaattttagattttgtgtttggttCTTGTTATTCTCCATTACAATTAgagggtttaaattgatacaattataaaagttaaagatTTGGATCAAATAtgaaagtttatgaattagTTTGATATAAGTATTAATTTGAGTTtcaaattgatacaattatattttaaaatttaaatagataaAACTCTAAAGTTcgggtttaaattgattttttatttatcatttaacaACATCTTTAACTAATTCCAGCCCTCCCTTTTTCTCTactataataacaacaataactataattaaacatatgttttcaataaaataattgtggTATTTTTGTGTGAAAATGGGATTGATTTTGACTATATTAggatttctaaaaaaagaaatttgtttgtattccaatggataataataatttttatttatttaaaacgttctattttgtttcttagtCACTTATGTCcttttatgtatttaaaaacaattaatcaataatacttccttttttggttgaatatttttaaaacttaccATCAATTATATTCTTTAGCCAGCAATAATTCATGTGTTTGTTAATTTGAATTGAAGTAATTTTTCATAGAGTTGATTGAgtcataatataatatatttttaaaaatctaaaaatatatatatttaaaatgtattgtTGCCACGTACTTGAGACAACACGAAGCGGGTTGACgtctttaaaaaatggttaattttaaaaatgaaaaacgtaGCTGTAACCaatctttttttcattgtgaTTAGACaccaaaataaagtaaataatttaaaataaaattaaaaatgatatgtgagaaaaaaaatataatttagttcAGGAGTCATTTGTGTACaggaaaaatgtttaatatcCTGTAAGGCCACATTTAATGTCTTGAATAAAATTCAttcagaaaaaaaaggtttttttttatatgttttattttgttgct
This genomic interval carries:
- the LOC101207507 gene encoding glucan endo-1,3-beta-glucosidase, with the protein product MAAISSIVVRGNDILIGAFYGSESNDLPPPWKVVQLCQKYNIRRIRFNEPNFDILEQFRGTGIEVSFSVPGELISNQATNHTAVEEWFVKYVVPFIGEFTINYIVVGDKVIPGLDDNILPVMRSLQDLLNSRYLGQVKITTMVGLTALGVQSPPSSGAFDPNVLENMKGILKFLWGQGSPLMLSLYPYDAYAYTGYTNNISLGYATFTSQTEQNPPIRTDGDLSYNNIFDEMVDAFYAAIDKANVGDVAIAIGETGWPTEGNYGAGPSLALTYNLNFKNHITSGKGTPMMPNIYIEGFIRSLFNENEKPEGESQFYGMFHIDFTPIYPCVFN